In Serratia marcescens subsp. marcescens ATCC 13880, a single genomic region encodes these proteins:
- a CDS encoding peptidase domain-containing ABC transporter — MNKVYENIVGKLNLSLRRKVPQVLQTEAAECGLASLAMVCGYYGMHIDMLSMRQKFDISARGATLSSLIAIAENLNLKTRALSLSLDEIHQVKRPCILHWDMNHFVVLVNIRGGRITLHDPAFGRRVIGLQEFSLHFTGIALEVWPSSEFTPVVQKNRLHFRKLLNNVTGLKSALVKIFALSLVIEAVNLLMPVGTQLVMDHVIQAGDHNLLVIICVGLLFFILFRTCVSMFRSWISIVMGALIDIQWKSGLFDHLMKLPLAYFEKRKLGDIQSRFGSLDAIRTTFTTSIVSSIIDGIMSVGVFIMMFMYGGWLVWVASGFTVLYVLLRLSTYRYYRQASEEQLVKSAKASSHFMETLYSIATLKSLGLAGTRSQFWLNLNIDTANANIRVTKLDMFFGGVNAFLAACDQIVILWLGASLVIDSQMTLGMFVAFNAYRGQFSDRASNLIDMVIRLRMLNLHNERLADIVLSTTEEEKPYRKICNPNEAVTFEVRDLLYQYDSLSRPVIPGLSLQIAAGESVAIVGPSGVGKTTLMKLMCGLLEPTEGRLFINGINIHDIGINNYRECIACVLQEDKLLAGSIAENICSFDAHPDTEFIVECAKHCNIHDDIMKMPMGYETLVGELGGSLSGGQKQRVLIARALYRRPSILFMDEATSHLDLDNEKRVNEAISSLKMTRVIIAHRPSTIASADRVITLQSVHAMT, encoded by the coding sequence GTGAATAAAGTTTATGAGAATATCGTTGGCAAGCTAAACCTGTCGCTCAGAAGAAAAGTGCCGCAGGTCTTGCAAACGGAGGCCGCCGAATGCGGGCTGGCCAGTTTAGCGATGGTGTGCGGCTATTACGGCATGCACATCGATATGCTGTCGATGCGCCAGAAGTTTGATATATCGGCCCGCGGCGCCACCCTGAGCTCGCTGATCGCGATCGCCGAGAATCTCAATTTGAAAACGCGGGCTTTATCCTTGAGCCTGGATGAGATTCACCAGGTGAAAAGGCCCTGCATATTGCACTGGGATATGAATCACTTTGTGGTCCTGGTCAACATTCGCGGTGGACGGATAACCCTGCACGATCCGGCATTTGGCCGCCGGGTTATCGGCCTGCAGGAGTTTTCCCTGCATTTTACCGGAATAGCTTTAGAGGTATGGCCAAGCAGTGAATTCACGCCTGTGGTGCAGAAAAACCGCCTGCACTTTAGAAAACTGCTCAACAATGTCACCGGTCTTAAAAGCGCGCTGGTAAAAATTTTCGCTCTGTCGCTGGTCATTGAGGCCGTCAACCTGCTGATGCCCGTCGGGACTCAGTTGGTGATGGACCACGTCATCCAGGCCGGCGACCATAATTTATTGGTCATTATTTGCGTCGGTTTACTGTTTTTTATCTTGTTCCGCACCTGTGTTTCGATGTTTCGCTCGTGGATCTCCATCGTGATGGGCGCGCTGATCGATATACAGTGGAAATCAGGGCTGTTTGATCATTTGATGAAGCTCCCGCTTGCCTATTTTGAAAAGCGCAAGCTGGGTGATATTCAATCGCGCTTTGGCTCGCTGGACGCCATTCGCACCACGTTTACCACCAGTATCGTTTCCAGCATCATTGATGGCATCATGTCGGTCGGCGTATTTATCATGATGTTCATGTACGGCGGCTGGCTGGTATGGGTAGCCTCCGGCTTTACGGTCTTATATGTTCTGCTGCGCCTTTCGACCTATCGCTATTATCGGCAAGCGTCCGAGGAGCAATTGGTGAAGTCGGCGAAAGCCAGCTCACATTTTATGGAGACGTTGTACAGCATCGCGACGCTGAAGTCGTTGGGGTTGGCGGGAACGCGTTCGCAGTTCTGGCTAAATTTAAATATCGATACGGCAAACGCCAATATTCGGGTGACGAAGCTCGATATGTTCTTTGGCGGCGTGAATGCGTTTCTTGCGGCCTGCGATCAAATCGTTATCTTGTGGTTAGGCGCGTCTTTAGTGATCGACAGTCAAATGACATTAGGCATGTTTGTCGCCTTTAATGCCTATCGGGGGCAATTCTCCGATCGCGCGTCAAATCTTATCGATATGGTCATTCGGCTGCGAATGCTGAATTTGCATAATGAAAGGCTGGCGGACATCGTGCTTTCTACGACAGAGGAAGAGAAGCCCTATCGCAAGATATGCAATCCCAACGAGGCGGTGACTTTTGAAGTGCGCGATCTGCTTTATCAATATGACAGCCTTTCGCGCCCAGTGATCCCCGGGCTCAGCCTGCAGATTGCGGCGGGAGAAAGCGTGGCGATCGTCGGGCCTTCAGGCGTCGGCAAAACCACGTTGATGAAGCTGATGTGTGGGCTGTTGGAACCGACGGAAGGGCGCTTGTTTATCAACGGCATTAACATTCATGATATCGGCATTAATAATTATCGGGAGTGCATCGCGTGTGTATTGCAAGAAGATAAACTGCTTGCCGGTTCAATTGCCGAGAACATATGCAGTTTTGATGCTCATCCCGATACGGAATTTATCGTTGAATGCGCCAAGCATTGCAATATTCACGACGACATTATGAAAATGCCGATGGGATATGAAACGTTGGTGGGCGAATTGGGGGGTAGCCTTTCCGGCGGGCAAAAACAGCGGGTTCTTATCGCCCGCGCATTATATCGAAGGCCCAGTATTCTGTTTATGGACGAAGCGACCAGTCATTTGGATCTGGATAATGAAAAAAGGGTGAACGAAGCCATATCCTCGTTGAAAATGACCCGCGTTATCATTGCTCATCGGCCATCGACGATTGCATCGGCAGATCGGGTAATTACATTGCAATCTGTACATGCAATGACATAA